In a genomic window of Scheffersomyces stipitis CBS 6054 chromosome 4, complete sequence:
- the HIB1 gene encoding 3-hydroxyisobutyrate dehydrogenase-like protein (go_function phosphogluconate dehydrogenase (decarboxylating) activity~go_process pentose-phosphate shunt~go_function phosphogluconate dehydrogenase (decarboxylating) activity~go_process pentose-phosphate shunt): MYKASRICTRHFSSTSMASTSYGFIGLGQMGQHMARHIYNKLEATDKLYVNDNVAAATQSFIKNVTDENPANKDALKPLNSLEEFVTSVDEPLDFIITMVPEGKHVKGVVSELVSHYQKNNVSGTKTTFLDSSTIDIPTSREVHEFVKKELPGADFIDTPVSGGVAGARKATLSFMLSRPNNESISADLRTLLNKMGANIFACGETHGAGLAAKLSNNYLLAVTNLAVADSFQLAKSFGLNLKDYAKLVSVSTGKCWAAVDNCPIPGAYPKENNLPADVKYEGGFISKLTRKDLVLATQSAEYANRFLYLGDVSKHWYDKACEREDLANRDLSVLYEWLGELEKDKDGNIVELRK, translated from the coding sequence ATGTACAAAGCTTCCAGAATCTGCACCCGTCACTTCTCGTCCACTTCTATGGCATCAACTAGTTATGGTTTCATCGGTCTCGGACAAATGGGACAACACATGGCCAGACACATctacaacaagttggagGCTACTGATAAATTGTACGTTAACGACAATGTCGCAGCTGCTACCCAGtctttcatcaagaacGTCACTGATGAAAATCCTGCCAACAAGGACGCCTTGAAGCCATTGAATCTGCTTGAAGAGTTCGTCACCTCCGTGGACGAACCATTGGACTTCATCATTACCATGGTTCCTGAAGGAAAACATGTGAAAGGTGTAGTTTCCGAATTGGTGTCACACTACCAGAAGAATAATGTCTCGGGAACCAAAACGACTTTTCTCGACTCCTCTACTATAGATATACCCACGTCTAGAGAAGTCCATGAATTTGTCAAAAAGGAGCTACCAGGCGCCGACTTCATAGACACACCTGTTTCAGGAGGTGTCGCTGGTGCCCGCAAAGCTACCTTGTCATTCATGTTATCGAGACCTAACAATGAGTCTATTTCTGCTGACTTGAGAACTCTTTTGAACaaaatgggtgcaaatatTTTTGCATGCGGCGAGACGCACGGTGCTGGTTTAGCTGCGAAATTGTCTAACAACTATTTATTGGCAGTAACCAACTTGGCAGTAGCAGATTCATTCCAATTGGCAAAGTCGTTCGGCCTCAACTTGAAAGACTATGCCAAATTGGTTTCTGTATCCACTGGCAAGTGTTGGGCTGCTGTGGACAACTGTCCTATTCCAGGAGCCTACCCAAAGGAAAACAATTTGCCAGCTGATGTGAAATACGAAGGTGGCTTCATCTCCAAGTTGACCAGAAAGGATTTGGTGTTGGCTACTCAGTCTGCTGAATACGCCAATAGATTTTTGTATTTGGGAGACGTTTCTAAGCACTGGTACGACAAGGCTTGCGAAAGAGAAGATTTGGCTAACAGAGACTTGAGTGTCTTGTATGAATGGCTCggagaattggaaaaggatAAAGACGGCAACAT